A single genomic interval of Gopherus evgoodei ecotype Sinaloan lineage chromosome 11, rGopEvg1_v1.p, whole genome shotgun sequence harbors:
- the LOC115659439 gene encoding uncharacterized protein LOC115659439 — MALKITEAGKELQWNLACSEIQDFLNDQLMAIRSDLEHEVWPTALTDTSGMPFDLWPWRHTQRFSGWSRIYSQCSSQAYGPVGGVWAPTYRILSGPWGGCMWDWIIHHDIWEIRSPGMPSQFVVSASGITLYIWIGIGNQWTLWPLEPPQLQCVRKLKQGEVATVFDKVCWEGMGRGTTLTGQLLFQANDSCVYVKATTLQDMHFNLTMAAGNHIIYWPADKALQLDLRYQISFNWTTLIPDQFQNVCSILPEIQKISDLQGQIHVLQNIYQIEKHAFYTAYRVSTLCTNYDVMCYVIKAMKQPQHIITMGTLMLVLLLFSPGVCYCCCKGCTNKNAFHVHTNHAFSLYPVKTIGLILILLS, encoded by the coding sequence ATGGCCTTGAAGATCACTGAGGCAGGAAAGGAATTGCAGTGGAATCTGGCATGTTCAgagattcaggatttcctgaatgaccagctgatggccattcggagtgatctcgAGCATGAGGTGTGGCCTACTGCCCTTACAGATACCTCAGGAATGCCATTTGatttgtggccatggagacatactCAGAGATTTTCAGGCTGGAGTCGTATATACTCGCAGTGCTCCTCCCAAGCATATGGGCCGgtaggaggggtgtgggctcccacataccgaatcctatCAGGTCCgtggggaggatgcatgtgggactggattattcaccatgACATCTGGGAGATTAGATCACCCGGTATGCCTAGCCAATTTGTTGTTAGTGCTTCTGGAATAACACTTTATATTTGGATTGGAATAGGAAATCAGTGGACACTATGGCCCTTAGAACCCCCGCAGCTTCAATGCGTAAGGAAATTGAAGCAAGGGGAAGTTGCCACAGTGTTTGACAAAGTTTGTTGGGAAGGTATGGGACGaggaactaccctgacaggacagTTGCTGTTCcaagctaatgatagctgtgtATATGTTAAGGCCACCACTTTGCAAGATATGCATTTTAATCTCACCATGGCTGCAGGAAATCACATTATTTATTGGCCAGCAGACAAAGCCCTACAATTAGACCTTAggtatcagatttcttttaattGGACCACTTTGATACCTGACCAGTTTCAAAATGTATGCTCAATCCTACCGGAGATTCAGAAAATTTCTGACTTACAGGGTCAAATCCATGTGCTTCAGAATATATATCAAATTGAAAAACATGCTTTTTATACAGCCTATAGAGTGTCTACTTTGTGTACTAATTATGATGTAATGTGCTATGTAATTAAGGCAATGAAACAACCCCAGCATATTATTACAATGGGGACATTAATGCTTGTATTGCTTTTGTTTAGTCCAGGAGtatgttattgttgttgtaaGGGATGTACTAACAAAAATGCCTTTCATGTTCACACTAATCATGCATTTTCTTTATATCCAGTTAAGACTATAGGGTTGATTCTGATCCTCCTGAGCTAG